atattacttccACTCTCTTTTCTGGATTGTCTTCCTCCGGCATAAACATGCACTTTGCTTGCCTTGGTGAAtgggagcagaaagaaaagatgtctCAGTTTTTTATCAAAGGTGGCAGAAGTTTACTGAATCAGAGccagttctgtttctttctgtcaaTTTCAGTAAACTGCAAGATTACCTATAGTATGTTTATTTTACTATCTTATAGAATcctaaaatggtttgggttggaagggaccataaagatcatgtagttccaaccaccctgccatgggcagggacgccttccactcactagaccaggttgctcaaagccccacccAATGCAGCAACTTAAATGCAAAAAGACAGATTCAAGTTCATACTCCTGttactttctctcttctgattTCTTCTCCCATCTGTTAGAAACCAGAAGTCAATAACCAGTCAGATATTAGTACTGAAATCATACTGTATTATACTCATCTCCTTGTACTCTCTAACCTGGGTCAAAGAAGATGTGCGATGTTTTGCCACTGCACTCTCTCGGCAGAACTTCTGCGTGTATAATGAGCATAGTACCGCTCCTCACAGCCATCATAAACAGTCTTTGCTGTTTCATGCATGCCAGTGTGATCAAATCAGGGTGCTGAAAGGGGGAGCTGGTTGAATATTAAGTAAACATGGCATTCCAGGTGATATGTTTCATTATCACGTAGCAAAAGCTGgcctgtgtttcttttaatggGGACTGTGCAGCCAGTAGTGCATTATTCTGATTTTCAGCTATAGTAATTAAGCAAGCCATGTTTtataagagaaaatattttcatcactGCAAAACTGCTTCAGAGTACACAAAACTGAAGAAGACACTGCATTTCACAAGTTGCAAGAGCTGCTAATCACTACTCAGGCAAGTTCAGTTCACAATGGAAACTGTGCTTTCAGGCTGGCCTCCAAATAGCTGGGAGAAGAACGCAAAAGCCAAGCGGACATGGATAGGAATGAAGACGTAAGCTGTGTACACCACCATAGCAAAAACAGTCACAGTGATGGTGTGGAACATGGACCGCTCCCAGGGCTCCAGCACGTAGCTGCAGGTGATCAACAGGTACTGGTAGTACAGCCAGTAGATGTAGTCCTTCACATGCTTAATATCCATCTTCAGCTTCCAGCGATTTTGAGAAGATGACCTGTAATGATAAAGAAGTCTGGATTACAGCTGCAGTGGAACAGAAGACCTGGAACTAAAAAATGATGCTGTGACCATCATTTCAGGTTTGATACCACATGTAATTGTTACATAAAGTTCAAACAGAAATAATGCATCGCTGCCATCACCAACCAGCCTTTActttgctggagcagaagaaaacagtcttGAGGTCTAACAACTGCTGCTTGCAGTCATTGAACCTGTATCAGTTGGGCACTCCCAACTCTGAGCGTGTTGTGCTGTTCATTCTGCAATAGGAATTAAAACCACATTAGCTGATAAAGGCACAGGGTTCACGTGGAATTTAGGGAGATATGCTTTTAAAAGGGAAGACTTTGGGTCAGTGTCAATAAATGAGGATGGCAGACTCATATGCTCTGGAATAAAGATGAGATTAAAAGAACTGCTCTGTAAAAACTCCGCTTCTGATAATTTCTATTATTCTGCAATTTTTGGGAATAAGACAAGCTatgaaagggaagggaaaaaagtaatctcAAATAGCATAAgaagttgcattttttttagCTCATTCCAAAGAAATAACATACATGACATATTAAATGAGTATTTAATGGAATTTACAAGTGTAGGAAAGattttcctttcaggtagtaCCTTTATGCATTCATTATTCCTGTCTCCACACAGAAAGGAGAATGGCTGAGCAAGTATTAACTAAGAAATGGATTTTGCCTTCcactgctttttattaaaattgtttttcagtattttaaataatctttaaatTCAGGCTAAAAACATCTACTTggagaaaacacagagagaatGATAAGCAATGGTATGAGGCTTCACAGAGGGACTCCTTTATTTTGGGGGTTGAGTTTAAGGACATGCATGCCGACCAGGTCAGCTCACAGTAAAAGGGAATACAGCAGATTTTAGCCCTGCTGGAAAACCTTCTGATGTATCATTTTGTTCTACACTTCTGTTACCTAAAATGCCAGGAACAGAGATGCTTGGACATGTCATGTCCCTCCAGTCTTGTGTTCATAGTGAGTTTTgagtaaagaaaaattttctgtCCCTCAAAGCAACAAATGCTAGCACTGGAAAACTTGCAGCCCgtgtttaaaataatgatggGACACTGATATAGGCCAAATATATTAGAATATTCAGTAGTTTACCTCCTCTGAAGGCTGTACAGTATATTCTGGTGGTATGTGAGTATTTACTGAAGGGAAGACAAATAACCAGTAAAAAGGATCCCTGATTTGTCTTGTAATAGCTTTACTTTGGTTACTGATGTGTAAAATATGTCTGGTGGATGCACTTGTTAAGTGCACTCACCTTGACGGATCGTATTTCTCCATGTTTCTTCCTTTAGGCCACTGGTAGTGCCAGTTCAACACTCCCACATAGCATGGCAAATAGAGCGCAAATAGAGCATCCTGCCAGCCTAGCTTACACCTCGCCACCTGGGGATGCTgtaaggcagatttttttttgccctttcttctTTGGGAAGGCAACAATTGCAAGCTCATCCTAAGCGTGGCAGAGAGTCCAACCGAACTGGCACTCCAAGTGCCCGTCCAATGCTGTTGATAAGGGAGCTGactgtttttgttctttctctttcattcatGTGCTGACTCCTTCCCAGTATTTCTCCTTCCATCCCTCGGCTTCCTGTCCAGACCTCCTTACATCTGTTCCTCAGTTACTCTTCAACTCTGAGCACCTCCATGAACACAACCTCTTTTCTGGCAACAAGTGCAGTGAAGCTGTAAGCACTGTGCATTAAGAAACCgaggagagactttttagcagggccgGTTGCAGTAGGACAAggtaatgattttaaactaaaagaggggagagtcaggctggacatgaggaaaaaaatttttacaggagtggtaaaatactggaacaggttacccagagaggtggcagatgtcccattcctggagacattcaaggccaggctggacgtggttctgggcaacctgatccagttgaagatgtccctgctcattgcagggggattggatTAGATAGCCTTtgaaggtcacttccaacccaaactgttctatgaaaAGGAGGGAGGGTTGTTTTGGTTAGTGgttttttatgcagaaaaattTCTGTACTTGCCTGATCACCCACCCAGCCTTTACTTTCCAGCAGCCCCTCTTCTGTGTCCTCCAACCATCAGTACCTTCCCCAgtatatctttttttccctccttctcccaaaGCAGTGCATTTCCTTCAGTTCCATCTTCCCCATATCTCCTGGACTACACGTCCTGGACAGGGAGGCTGCCAGCCATGCTTTTTGGGGGAAGATCGCTTCTATTTTACATCTCACAGTGACTTTCTTTGCTGTGAACAGCTTTACTTTGATGGCTTGCGAGAAGGGTCACAACTGTTTTCTGTCCTATTATGAATGGAAGATGACTCCTTTCAGATAATTTATTTAAGGAAGAACTCAAGATAGGCCTCAAAGCCTTGTAAATATTGCAAAGCCTTTAATAAAAATGGCACAGCTGGCAAACTGTGACTCACTGGGAGCCAAATGTCTCCATCTATACATTCTGCAAAAAGAGCAACATTTTTCAATAAAGAGGTTAAGCCCTTTCCTGtataattgaaaagaaaacaataagcGTCCTCTTATGCTATCTAGGATTATGGTATTTATACTGGGATTATACCTGTGCTAGTTAAACTCACACCTGTTAAGCCGCATGGAGAAACCGTGAGACTGGAGTGCTTGCTGTGGGTGTTTAAGGCTATGAGGAGTTTAtcagagcactgctgcagtgcttttgAGGGAAGAGATTCCAGGTTAACGGCGCTTTCTGCCCATAGCAGCACATACACTTGTGTATCTCAGTACAGAACTGGTataaagaacagcaaaacacaggaaaaaaattccccAGGCTGATTTTTCTGGTATTAGACCAATCTACCAGGCTGCAGACTCACCACTATCACTTACTAGATATTGCTGTCTTGGAGGGATACATGAATGAAGTATGAAGTTgtcaaaaccaggacagaagTCATTATAATAAGGAGCAGACCTTTTGATTTATACTAAAGACCTTGTTACACTTTTTCCAACCTGGGGACTGCATTTCCATTCAGCTCAGTTACGAAGTCCTAGCAGCCAACTGAAGAACCATGCCTCTTTGGTTCTTCTAGTTCACAACACAGGGGTATAACCCCATTCCCAGGTACTCAGACACACCTGCAATGCGACTCCCTGGACTACCAGCAAGAATGCAAGCCTTCTTAATGCAGAGGTTGCACAGTCTCCAAATGAATGATAGAGGTTGAGATAAGTAAAAGACAAACAGTAAAATTACAGTCTTTGTCCTCACCACTAACAACTTTCACTGCATTTAATCTACCCAGAGACTTTCTACGTCAGCAGGACTGTCCTGGAAATGCAGCAAACACGAGAGATGTCTCAGCATAATGCAATTCTAGATGCATaatttataaaaggaaaacatagaagggaaagaaagctaTCTTAAGCCAGCTGCTCAGGGAAAGAGATATAAGAATCCACTGTTACTGTGATAGACACCTTTTCTGAAGGTACCCCATTTGCATTAAGTCAGGGCCAGTTTTAACCCTCAGCAATAGCCCAAAGCTCCCCACCTCAGAAGGTCTCGGGCAGCCTTGCCACCCAGGCCAATCGCCTTGTAGCAATAATCAAAGGGAATGGCAGCTCACTAGGCAAACAAACTTTCGAGGctaaaaattctgtattttaaacaggACTTGTCCTAGAGAGGCTTCCACTTAAATTTTTAAGTGCTACTGGGTTTTATTACATTAACACTGCAATCAGCTGGCACTCTGAGTTGAAAGGGTCCTGCCTTATTAGCTCATCAGTTCCCAATATTCCAGAACAGGAGAAAATTTGCTGTTATGCAGTTTTTAACTGAGCACTCATTTATCTACAAATTAGAACTTAAACATTTGGTTGTGTTGTGTAAGCACCTTTCTGTTGAGAGGCCATGGGACTGTTACAACCAGCTATGAATAAAATGAATAGAATTTAGCTTCTAAAGCCATTAAGCAACATTCAGATCATTTTCGGCAATTTCACCTCCaagcaaaaaaagcaagaagagaaacctgtaaagcagcttttattgttttaagtGGCAACCTGATTTTCTTGCTTGTTGACACATGTCTCTGATTAAGGCAGCTGAAAAGATAACTCATCATCAAAAGAAATTCCAAGTTTCATTTAAGAGCATGCCTAATCTTAAAGATTTCTTATTAATAACATTAGTTACAAGTGTTAGAGCTAGTGTTTAGAGTTGTAACCCAAAGTGTTAGGTCCTGTACTATATAATTTTTGATTTGAGCAACAGGGGTTTGGGGGACTTTGTTCATACTAGCAGTCTGCAGCTCTTACTGGTGTCTGGCCAGTGCCTGGCAAAAGGCACCTGCTGGGAAATTCCTGCGGAAAGAGACATTCTTGCAGGGGAACTGGAATAGACTGGTTTCCAAAGAATGCTTGAAAACTACCTTGCATCCTCAGCAGGAGCATTTTGTTGACTTACGCATACAAAGAAAAAGGGTTTTCAAGATGTACTCAGGTCTAGGTGAGTTTAGATaaagtggggaaaaagcaaaccctGGAGCTTGAGATAGCTCCATAATCATTAAACAGGTGGTCTCTGAGGCTTTGAATGTAAAGTAGAGCCAAATGTTATAAACAAggtaggaaggaaaaacaagcaaacaatcCATCCCCGAAATATTTAATTGGCCATCTGCTGATTGCTGTGATAGCATGGAAGCAAGAGTTGGTGGGTTTTGCAGAATCCTAAGGGATTACACTCATGCTGGAGCTTAAGTAAAATCCTGCCACAAGCCCCTGAGGCTTGTATTTGGTCTCACATGCAGGATACCTACAACCTGCAGTCTCCAAATGGCAGGTGTGACAAGGCAAAACACAAAGTTGTCTGatatgtaaataatttcagctATTAGGAGTGAGCAGTCATCCCCCTTGGGTATTGAAATATATATCCTTTCTGCAAATTATTTATCTGTAATTGTTCTTACTTACTTGTAATATTATTGTGCTGAATGGGTTTGTTCTGCTGTTACTCAGGCAGACTACCCTGACTTATCCAAAGCACCAGTCTTGTCCCTCTTAATGCTAACATAACATTGGGATGAACCCATAGATGTTATGTAGACAGACATTTCTGTAAGTGCAAATAGAACAAAGAGATTCACATTCCCAGTCCATCATGCATTTGCTTTAATATGTTTTATTCAGTGAGCACCAAGCATGGTGCCTAAGGAATGAAATACAGGTCTTGTGGACCAGTAATTGGGAAGAACTTTAGATGAGGCAGCTGTTAAAATTGTGCAGAGAATCCAAACACCAGCATTTCCCTGAGACACCGTCTCAGTCTGTTCCTCTGTTGCATCTGTGCTGCTCAGATTCCCCATATGCAGCATGGCCCATGGCCGTATAGCATCATCTCAGTTTAGAAAGCTGCCTGTTACCCACTGACAAGCAGAACCCTCAGGTTACTGTAGTACTTACACATGGATGTTTAAATGTGCCCTAAAGCTTGTTTTCACAGGGAGGTAATGCCAGATAGTGTGAATAAGAACAGCAACAATAATCCCAGCGTAGCTCCCACTACGGACAAGTATGCACCATTAAAATCTGTATGTAAAGACACTTTTAATAAAGAACTTCTCAGCTCTAATTCTGGAGTaaaaatgcacagcagcagtgatgccaTCTCTGGTTTCTCTTCCTCAGCATTCATCTTCCTAAATCAGCACCTCATCACATGCTGGCCGTACATTACTGCCAGCTGCTGTGCTACAGAATTGTAAACTCTTCTTACATCTGTGTTTTTGCTGCCATCCATGCAACACCAGAATGAAGTTCAGAGCTGGTAAAAGTTGATTGCTGTACATGACTCAGACATTTTGGATGTGGGTGAAAGTGGCTTAGCTGCAGctatgttgttttgtttttgtttaaaatcttcCAGGAGTGGAAACTGCAAGGCAGAAAAGGCAATGGCATATTCAGCCACATTTCTGCTTTACCTTGCACAGAGAATGAACTCTAGCATCTTCCTCATCTGTAAACACTAACCCTCCTTCCTGCCAACCTTAGTGGTAGCACACgggtgatattttttttcttttagatggCAAAAAGTTACATAATGCATACAAAACCTAGGAGTCTAGCAAACACCTttcactgctgacataagtACTTCCTTTTACCTTTGGTAGCATCAaacaaggcaggaaaacacTCACCAAGTGGCACTACAGGAGAGGCAATGCCTCACCTGCACAAGATCTGACCCAGACTTCCTTGTCTCCAGCTCTGGACACAAACCTAATCCTCATGTGCATGTCATATGTGTGCTCCTTCAACAGCTTGTCAACAACACTGTGGTCCCAAGCATTGGTTTGGTGCTATAATTTAGCTGCATCTGTAACTGGAGCAAGCGAATTCTTGTCAGGTTACCTCTCCACCTGGATTGCAGCATACCCCAGGtgatttctgaaatactgtttgcTCTTTTAATTAAGTACACAGATTGAGCATATGATGACCTACAACAATGTGAGGAGTAATATTAAATGATATATGAACTGCTGATCCTCAAGAAAAGAGAGGATTATCTGCAGCACTTGTAGGGATCCCATTTGGAGAGAGGCTCCCAACCATTCAAGCAACAGCACAACAGTTGAAAGCAGTTAATGTTTAGACTGATTTAATGCCTTAATTACTCCCTGAAAATGGTAAGCTGCTCCTAGCAAAAGACAAgtcgggaaaaaaaaaaccccaaaaaacaaaaaccccaaacaaaacaaccaaatacaaacaaaaaaccaaaacccaacccccccTAACTTCGAAGCCTGGCCGATTTGTTGGTTCACTCTCCTTTACTTGGGCACAGATGAAGATGATGCAA
This genomic window from Strigops habroptila isolate Jane chromosome 8, bStrHab1.2.pri, whole genome shotgun sequence contains:
- the SPTSSB gene encoding serine palmitoyltransferase small subunit B → MDIKHVKDYIYWLYYQYLLITCSYVLEPWERSMFHTITVTVFAMVVYTAYVFIPIHVRLAFAFFSQLFGGQPESTVSIVN